A window from Montipora capricornis isolate CH-2021 chromosome 7, ASM3666992v2, whole genome shotgun sequence encodes these proteins:
- the LOC138055964 gene encoding uncharacterized protein, translating to MEYNERHPIILPKCHYVSQLIAKHYHHEVHHQGRQITGGAIRQAGFWLIGGHDAVTNVIGACVLCKKLRGPHLEQRMADLPLDRTEVCPPFTNVGFDVFGPWAVQTRKTRRGGVNAKRWGIVFTCLSNRAIHIEILEAMDSSAFICALRRFFALRSHAKLLRCDRGANFVGAETELDAAASEIDENKVGKFVTECGCKSEFNPPHASHFGGVWERQINTIRRVLDAMFTELGQSQLTHELLVTLMAEVVAIVNARPMAALPSDTDNPQPLSPAMLLTMKTRPPGPPPGQFMWTDIYARR from the coding sequence ATGGAGTATAATGAGAGACACCCGATCATACTACCGAAGTGTCACTATGTCTCACAGCTAATAGCTAAACACTATCATCATGAAGTACACCACCAAGGGAGACAGATTACAGGAGGTGCAATTAGACAAGCAGGTTTCTGGCTTATTGGAGGCCATGACGCAGTCACGAACGTCATCGGAGCTTGCGTCCTTTGTAAGAAGCTGAGAGGACCACACCTAGAACAGCGTATGGCCGACCTCCCGCTAGATAGAACTGAAGTCTGTCCCCCCTTTACCAACGTAGGATTTGATGTATTTGGCCCCTGGGCTGTGCAAACGCGTAAGACTAGAAGAGGAGGAGTAAACGCCAAGCGTTGGGGCATAGTGTTCACGTGCCTGAGCAACAGAGCCATCCACATCGAAATCTTAGAAGCTATGGACTCCAGTGCCTTTATCTGTGCATTGAGGAGGTTCTTCGCACTACGAAGCCATGCTAAACTCCTCAGATGCGACCGGGGTGCAAATTTCGTTGGAGCTGAGACGGAGCTTGACGCAGCAGCATCCGAGATAGATGAGAATAAAGTGGGGAAGTTCGTAACGGAGTGCGGTTGCAAGTCGGAGTTTAACCCTCCCCATGCATCACATTTTGGCGGTGTGTGGGAGAGGCAGATTAACACAATTCGCCGTGTATTGGATGCTATGTTCACTGAGTTAGGCCAGAGTCAGCTTACACACGAATTGCTGGTGACTCTGATGGCCGAAGTTGTAGCCATTGTGAACGCCAGGCCGATGGCAGCGCTGCCATCCGACACAGATAACCCGCAGCCTCTGTCCCCCGCGATGTTACTCACTATGAAGACACGCCCACCCGGACCCCCTCCAGGTCAGTTCATGTGGACAGATATCTACGCGCGCCGTTGA